Proteins encoded within one genomic window of Alcanivorax sp. REN37:
- a CDS encoding MarC family NAAT transporter, with amino-acid sequence MQLAIAAVIALLPIINPFSTAPMFLAITEGDTDAERWEQARKAVIYMVCILIAFLVSGSLIMNFFGLSLPGLRIAGGILVAGVGMRMLYPKDEGMQTQAEHQESRRKRDVSFTPLAMPSLAGPGAISVTIGLTSMAKDWIDFVSISIGILIVAVIVAVTLRLSTKLVKVLGVNGLHAMTKIMGFLILCVGVQFVVNGVVEVASSPELVGSILNAVDSLRSQP; translated from the coding sequence ATGCAGCTTGCTATTGCCGCTGTGATTGCGCTGTTGCCGATCATCAACCCGTTCAGCACCGCTCCCATGTTTCTCGCCATCACCGAAGGCGACACCGATGCCGAGCGCTGGGAGCAGGCGCGCAAAGCAGTGATCTACATGGTCTGCATCCTGATCGCGTTTCTGGTGAGCGGCAGTTTGATTATGAATTTCTTCGGGCTGTCGCTGCCGGGATTGCGCATCGCCGGCGGCATTCTGGTGGCCGGAGTCGGCATGCGCATGTTGTATCCGAAGGATGAAGGCATGCAGACCCAGGCCGAGCACCAAGAATCGCGCCGCAAACGCGATGTGTCGTTCACGCCGCTGGCGATGCCAAGTCTGGCCGGCCCCGGCGCCATTTCAGTGACCATCGGCCTGACGTCGATGGCCAAGGATTGGATCGACTTTGTCTCGATCAGCATCGGCATCCTGATCGTGGCGGTGATTGTGGCGGTGACGCTGCGACTGTCCACCAAGCTGGTGAAGGTACTGGGCGTCAACGGCCTGCACGCCATGACCAAGATCATGGGCTTCCTGATCCTGTGCGTAGGGGTGCAATTCGTGGTCAACGGCGTGGTGGAGGTGGCGTCCAGCCCGGAACTGGTGGGCAGCATCCTCAACGCGGTGGACAGCCTGCGCAGCCAACCCTGA
- a CDS encoding lipopolysaccharide kinase InaA family protein — MQAVQTAPRLAGRVPALPYVMELADGSQLELLEWLRVLPDKRYVARARWRDQQVLAKVFVGPSAERHCRREQRGIQRLLDQGIATPALLYQDTTPRRTCLLTAFIAPTRSLSQEWATVAAQPLLSADQEALLARALAVIAAMHRNGIWHGDLHLGNLLVNDGNLLVIDGDCIRSETLGKPLSRRRARRNLGVFLAQLPVDLSDYLPQLARHYGLLPGSIRQLQRLIRRVQAWRLQKYLKKVQRDCTSFAALRTRDSLALVRRRQLDQDHLGPLVQDPDAVLANGRFYKQGGTAAVAAVDWHDQTWLLKRYNIKSVGHWLTRCWRASRAWHSWVAAHLLAFVGIPTASAVMVKEQRTFGVLRGPAWLLLEHCGDDDLLRRWAPWAEQGLPPQAEREALLALVADLRRLRIGHGDLKGHNLLWRDGQWLLIDLDSLRRYRSGWGYRRAYARDRARLLRNWAPHSALYQWLDQALPAA, encoded by the coding sequence ATGCAAGCGGTACAGACTGCTCCACGCTTGGCCGGCCGGGTGCCGGCGCTGCCTTATGTGATGGAACTGGCCGACGGCAGCCAACTGGAGTTGCTGGAATGGCTGCGGGTGCTGCCGGACAAGCGCTATGTGGCGCGCGCCCGCTGGCGCGACCAACAGGTGCTGGCGAAAGTGTTTGTCGGCCCCAGTGCCGAACGTCATTGCCGCCGTGAACAGCGCGGTATCCAGCGGTTGTTGGACCAGGGCATCGCTACCCCAGCGCTGCTGTACCAAGACACCACCCCGCGTCGCACCTGCTTGCTGACCGCTTTTATTGCGCCCACTCGCAGCTTGTCGCAGGAATGGGCCACGGTGGCGGCGCAGCCGCTGCTGAGCGCCGACCAAGAAGCGCTGTTGGCGCGGGCGCTGGCGGTGATCGCGGCGATGCATCGCAACGGCATCTGGCACGGCGATTTGCACCTCGGCAACCTGCTGGTAAATGACGGCAACCTGCTGGTGATTGACGGCGATTGCATCCGCTCGGAGACCCTCGGCAAGCCGCTGTCGCGGCGCCGCGCGCGGCGCAACCTGGGCGTGTTCTTGGCGCAATTGCCGGTGGATCTGAGCGATTACCTGCCACAGCTGGCGCGCCATTACGGCCTGCTGCCGGGCTCAATCCGCCAGTTGCAGCGGCTGATTCGCCGCGTACAGGCATGGCGGCTGCAAAAATACCTGAAGAAAGTGCAGCGCGATTGCACCAGCTTCGCGGCACTGCGCACCCGCGACAGTCTGGCGTTGGTGCGCCGGCGCCAGCTCGACCAAGACCACCTCGGGCCGCTGGTACAAGACCCGGATGCGGTGCTCGCCAATGGCCGCTTCTACAAGCAGGGTGGCACCGCGGCGGTGGCCGCGGTGGACTGGCATGACCAGACTTGGCTGCTGAAACGCTACAACATTAAGAGCGTCGGCCACTGGCTGACGCGCTGTTGGCGCGCCAGCCGCGCTTGGCACAGCTGGGTAGCGGCGCACCTGCTGGCGTTTGTTGGCATCCCCACCGCGTCGGCGGTGATGGTGAAGGAACAACGCACCTTCGGTGTGCTGCGTGGGCCGGCGTGGTTACTGCTGGAGCATTGCGGTGACGACGACTTGCTGCGGCGCTGGGCGCCCTGGGCAGAGCAGGGATTGCCGCCGCAGGCAGAGCGTGAGGCGTTGCTGGCGCTGGTGGCGGATCTGCGCCGCTTGCGCATCGGCCATGGCGATCTGAAAGGACACAATCTGTTGTGGCGTGATGGCCAGTGGCTGTTGATCGATCTCGACAGTTTGCGGCGTTATCGCAGCGGCTGGGGGTATCGCCGTGCTTACGCCCGCGATCGTGCGCGGTTACTGCGCAACTGGGCGCCGCACAGCGCGTTGTACCAGTGGCTCGATCAGGCGTTGCCCGCGGCGTGA
- a CDS encoding lipopolysaccharide kinase InaA family protein, translating to MKQSMDQATASRLRQCGWLDFDTLWALDLPVVDEPNTDRGGWSSVSRLTVDGQPYFLKRQRDHLTRSLRAPFGEPTFAREWRNINRFQRCGIPALRAGYFAQRGRQAMLLTYALSDWQDLAHWQQRWPQLPEPVRSGVLAACGRLLQQLHQQGLVHGCCYPKHIFLRAQGDGLEACFIDLENARRALWGDHDRLRDLEPLLRRSAPAWGEGEAAQLLESYTPDPVTQLTWLQRIAGRSRRKAQR from the coding sequence GTGAAGCAGAGCATGGATCAGGCCACCGCGAGTCGTTTGCGCCAATGCGGCTGGCTGGATTTTGACACCCTGTGGGCGCTGGATCTGCCGGTGGTGGATGAACCCAATACTGACCGTGGTGGCTGGAGCAGCGTCTCGCGGCTGACCGTGGATGGTCAGCCTTATTTCCTCAAACGCCAACGCGATCACCTGACGCGCAGTCTGCGCGCACCGTTCGGTGAACCGACGTTTGCGCGCGAATGGCGCAACATCAACCGCTTCCAGCGCTGTGGGATTCCGGCCCTGCGCGCCGGCTATTTTGCCCAGCGTGGCCGCCAAGCGATGTTGCTCACCTACGCGCTGAGCGACTGGCAGGACCTGGCCCACTGGCAGCAGCGCTGGCCGCAATTGCCGGAACCGGTGCGCAGTGGCGTACTGGCGGCCTGTGGCAGGCTGCTACAGCAACTGCATCAGCAGGGACTGGTGCACGGCTGCTGCTATCCCAAACACATCTTCCTGCGTGCCCAGGGCGATGGCCTCGAAGCCTGCTTCATTGATCTGGAGAATGCCCGCCGCGCGCTGTGGGGCGATCACGATCGTCTGCGTGATCTGGAACCCCTGCTGCGCCGGTCAGCACCGGCCTGGGGCGAGGGTGAGGCGGCACAGCTGCTGGAAAGCTATACCCCGGACCCGGTGACGCAACTGACCTGGCTGCAGCGCATTGCCGGCCGCAGTCGCCGTAAGGCGCAGCGCTGA
- a CDS encoding CYTH domain-containing protein, whose protein sequence is MAIEIERKFLLRDLQVLQGLSGQRIAQGYLSHSPTATVRVRLRDGHGWLTVKGLTAGLQRDEFEYPIPAADAEALLALCDAGVIDKTRYLLPADGGLCWEIDVFHGDNDGLVVAEIELPSADHPLPAADWLGAEVSHDPRYFNSALSRTPYRHWTAR, encoded by the coding sequence ATGGCCATCGAAATCGAACGCAAATTCCTGCTGCGTGACTTGCAAGTCCTGCAAGGTCTTAGCGGCCAGCGTATCGCCCAGGGCTACCTCAGCCACAGCCCCACTGCCACGGTGCGAGTGCGGTTGCGCGACGGCCACGGCTGGCTAACCGTGAAAGGGCTCACCGCCGGCCTGCAACGGGACGAGTTCGAGTACCCGATACCGGCCGCTGATGCCGAGGCATTGCTGGCGCTGTGCGACGCCGGCGTAATCGACAAAACCCGTTATTTGCTACCGGCCGACGGCGGCCTGTGCTGGGAAATCGACGTGTTTCACGGTGACAACGATGGGCTGGTGGTGGCCGAGATCGAACTCCCCAGCGCCGATCACCCACTGCCCGCCGCCGACTGGCTGGGCGCCGAAGTCAGCCACGACCCGCGCTACTTCAACAGCGCCCTCAGCCGCACCCCCTACCGCCACTGGACGGCACGCTAA
- a CDS encoding GNAT family N-acetyltransferase, whose amino-acid sequence MHYPITERLALRPWQDQDAEVFHRLTSDAQITTWLLPLSRSESEALFARVRERLAHERWGVPALVKRDQPEQVLGFVGIQPAALEPVLPAGTLELLWRLLPEHWHQGYVTEMARALVAASFSAADAPHELVAFTVPANRASQAVMQRLGMQRDPTGDFIHPRVPADQPQLRQHLLYRLPRPV is encoded by the coding sequence ATGCATTACCCCATCACCGAGCGCTTGGCACTGCGTCCCTGGCAAGACCAAGACGCCGAGGTGTTCCACCGCCTCACCAGCGACGCACAGATCACCACTTGGCTGCTGCCGCTCAGCCGCAGCGAATCAGAAGCCTTATTCGCACGGGTGCGCGAGCGGCTGGCGCACGAGCGTTGGGGAGTACCGGCGCTGGTCAAACGCGACCAGCCGGAGCAGGTGCTCGGCTTTGTTGGCATCCAGCCCGCCGCGCTGGAACCGGTACTACCGGCCGGCACGCTGGAACTGCTGTGGCGACTGCTGCCGGAGCACTGGCATCAGGGCTATGTGACGGAAATGGCCCGCGCACTGGTGGCCGCCAGCTTCAGCGCTGCCGATGCCCCGCACGAACTGGTGGCGTTCACGGTGCCGGCCAACCGGGCGTCCCAAGCGGTGATGCAGCGGCTCGGCATGCAGCGTGACCCGACCGGCGATTTCATCCATCCGCGTGTGCCAGCGGACCAACCGCAGTTGCGGCAACACCTGCTGTACCGGTTGCCGCGCCCGGTCTGA
- a CDS encoding Y-family DNA polymerase: MNNRPPPLWLALRLPHWGLEVLPALAGPQALADPRHILLTNAAASAAGIRPGMQRGQALALCDGLQLRQRDPAREQRRLQRLARQLQCFTPQVCLPAAHPLDDDRLDQPWQLWLELGGCLRLFGGAEALLVELLAQLSQSGHHWQAGLGHTPRAAHCLATAPWSLSLQALGRSTLLDAQGLPLAEALQPALAALPLAQLPLHSRLREALTAPGFRTLGQLLALPGDSLGPRFGAPLLDWLQRLSGQQPDPQQPLAALPVLVKEQELDPPLTTLSALLPWCQRLLQQLMRDLRRHQVRTRSLRWRLWDHLGEAPALVVRRSSADPEPGGWLQLTERHLEQRILRAPVLRLRLESGAAEAGPPLADSLFPDPHAGAGRSALLDRLATLPGLSLRQFRPQPDPLPELLQQADAASAEHAPSSPRPGDRELPLWRLPAPQPLASDARGRPLWQRRRLQLWTRERRLASHWWQHAQQRQYYLARSHDGAWCWLFRTEQGWFLHGFF, from the coding sequence GTGAACAACCGTCCGCCGCCGCTGTGGTTGGCGCTGCGATTACCGCACTGGGGGCTAGAGGTACTGCCCGCCCTGGCCGGCCCCCAGGCGTTGGCCGATCCACGCCACATCCTGCTCACTAACGCCGCCGCCAGCGCCGCAGGGATCCGCCCCGGTATGCAGCGCGGGCAAGCGCTGGCGTTGTGCGACGGCCTGCAATTGCGGCAGCGTGATCCAGCCCGTGAGCAACGCCGCTTGCAGCGGCTGGCCCGCCAGCTTCAGTGCTTCACCCCGCAGGTATGCCTACCCGCCGCTCACCCGCTGGATGACGACCGGCTCGACCAACCTTGGCAGCTGTGGCTGGAACTGGGCGGCTGTCTGCGCCTGTTCGGTGGCGCCGAAGCCTTGCTGGTGGAGTTGCTGGCCCAGCTGAGCCAATCCGGTCACCACTGGCAGGCCGGTCTCGGCCACACTCCACGCGCCGCCCACTGTCTGGCGACAGCACCCTGGTCACTGAGCCTGCAAGCACTCGGCCGCAGTACCCTGCTTGATGCCCAAGGGCTGCCGCTGGCCGAGGCGCTGCAACCGGCTCTGGCGGCGCTGCCGCTGGCGCAGTTGCCGCTGCACAGTCGCCTGCGCGAAGCACTGACCGCCCCCGGTTTTCGCACCCTCGGCCAACTGTTGGCGCTGCCCGGCGACAGCCTCGGCCCGCGTTTTGGTGCGCCGCTGCTGGATTGGCTGCAGCGATTGAGCGGCCAGCAGCCGGACCCACAGCAACCGCTGGCAGCGCTGCCGGTGCTGGTAAAGGAGCAGGAGTTGGACCCGCCACTGACCACGCTGTCGGCGCTGCTGCCTTGGTGCCAGCGGCTCCTGCAACAATTGATGCGCGACCTGCGCCGCCATCAGGTGCGCACTCGCAGCCTGCGCTGGCGACTGTGGGACCACCTTGGCGAGGCCCCGGCACTGGTAGTGCGGCGCAGCAGTGCCGACCCGGAACCGGGCGGCTGGTTGCAGCTGACCGAACGGCACCTGGAGCAGCGGATACTGCGGGCGCCGGTGCTGCGCTTGCGGCTGGAAAGCGGCGCCGCCGAAGCCGGCCCGCCGCTGGCTGACAGTTTATTTCCCGATCCTCACGCAGGTGCCGGCCGTAGTGCGCTACTGGACCGCCTCGCCACACTGCCGGGATTGTCGTTGCGGCAGTTCCGTCCACAACCGGACCCGCTGCCGGAACTGCTGCAGCAGGCCGACGCGGCCAGTGCCGAGCACGCCCCCAGCAGCCCTCGCCCGGGCGATCGCGAACTGCCGCTATGGCGCCTGCCAGCCCCGCAACCACTGGCCAGTGACGCCCGCGGCCGACCGCTGTGGCAGCGCCGCCGGTTGCAGCTGTGGACCCGCGAACGGCGGCTGGCCAGCCATTGGTGGCAACACGCCCAGCAGCGCCAGTACTACCTGGCACGCAGCCATGACGGTGCCTGGTGTTGGCTGTTCCGCACTGAGCAAGGCTGGTTTCTACATGGTTTTTTCTGA
- a CDS encoding DUF6607 family protein, translated as MPPTRSRWPLLAFYSLLLAALSGCQTLPNAADAPPAADRAAILAMAGGYQVSFQFQQDMVFVPGSMASDDYHSGGQELVLVLRDQPDHIVLQHLLVSGRGHVTKHWRQEWIWQPQQRWRYLGGYRWANEPVAATEAAGRWLQTVWQVDDSPRYAGLGRWQHAHGVSQWVSESTLRPLPRREHSVRQDYDALISINRHVLTADGWVHGQDNLKWQQQADRVIAHESGLNHYRRDDQFDFEPAQRYWAQTARYWAAVREHWAQLLAQRPQLVLAPHDPVELAGSHLMALLIDANDLSHQQLDDDALRARIAALIAPYLR; from the coding sequence ATGCCTCCTACTCGTTCACGCTGGCCACTGCTGGCGTTCTACAGCTTGCTGCTCGCTGCCCTGAGCGGCTGCCAAACGCTGCCCAATGCCGCTGACGCACCGCCAGCCGCTGACCGTGCCGCCATTCTCGCCATGGCGGGCGGCTATCAGGTCAGCTTCCAGTTTCAACAGGATATGGTGTTCGTGCCCGGCAGCATGGCCAGCGACGACTATCACTCCGGCGGCCAGGAGTTGGTGCTAGTGCTGCGCGATCAACCGGATCACATCGTGTTGCAGCACCTGCTCGTTTCCGGTCGCGGCCACGTCACCAAGCATTGGCGCCAAGAGTGGATTTGGCAGCCGCAACAGCGTTGGCGCTACCTAGGCGGCTACCGCTGGGCCAACGAGCCGGTGGCGGCGACGGAGGCCGCCGGCCGCTGGCTGCAAACCGTCTGGCAAGTGGACGACAGCCCCCGCTACGCCGGCCTCGGACGTTGGCAACACGCCCACGGTGTCAGCCAGTGGGTATCGGAAAGCACGCTGCGACCGCTGCCCCGGCGCGAGCACAGCGTGCGTCAGGATTACGACGCGCTGATCAGCATCAACCGTCATGTGCTCACCGCCGACGGCTGGGTCCACGGCCAGGACAACCTCAAATGGCAGCAGCAGGCCGACCGGGTCATTGCCCACGAAAGTGGTCTCAACCATTACCGCCGTGATGACCAATTCGACTTCGAACCGGCACAGCGCTACTGGGCACAGACCGCGCGCTATTGGGCTGCCGTGCGCGAGCACTGGGCGCAGCTGCTGGCGCAGCGCCCACAGCTGGTGCTGGCGCCCCACGATCCGGTGGAGTTGGCAGGCTCACACCTGATGGCGCTGTTGATCGACGCCAACGATTTGTCCCACCAACAACTCGACGACGACGCCTTGCGCGCCCGCATCGCGGCGCTGATCGCCCCTTATTTGCGCTGA
- a CDS encoding sterol desaturase family protein, with the protein MSLITMFEDVLASSGVLELLALAPAWMALDLRQLIFAIATPVFIGITLLEYRRIKHDPARFNLREAVRNFMLGAGYQTTELLFAGLLVFPLYAFAYHYRLFELKLTVWTALATFVLVDFTYYWLHRASHRVRWFWAAHVVHHSSERMNFSTAMRQSALNVFIGYGLFFMPMALLGFNPVWIGVCYALSLVYQFFIHTTLVKRLPAPVEWIMNTPSHHRVHHGRNRECIDSNYAGVFIIWDRLFGSFVDERGKGELHYGVTRPPANDGFLTMWTHEYQAMFRDMARPGSLWQRLQHLWRAPEWERPETKRER; encoded by the coding sequence ATGTCACTGATCACCATGTTCGAGGACGTGCTGGCTAGCAGCGGCGTGCTGGAACTGCTGGCGTTGGCGCCGGCATGGATGGCACTGGACCTGCGCCAGCTGATTTTCGCCATTGCCACGCCGGTCTTCATCGGCATCACGCTGCTGGAATACCGGCGCATCAAACATGACCCGGCGCGCTTTAACCTGCGCGAGGCGGTGCGCAACTTCATGCTCGGCGCCGGCTATCAGACCACCGAGCTGTTGTTTGCCGGTCTGTTGGTATTTCCGCTGTACGCGTTCGCGTACCACTACCGTCTGTTCGAATTGAAGCTGACGGTCTGGACCGCGCTCGCCACCTTTGTGCTGGTGGATTTCACCTATTACTGGCTGCACCGCGCCAGCCACCGGGTGCGCTGGTTCTGGGCCGCCCACGTGGTGCACCACTCCTCCGAGCGCATGAACTTCTCCACCGCCATGCGCCAGAGCGCGCTCAACGTGTTCATCGGTTACGGGCTGTTCTTCATGCCGATGGCGCTGCTTGGGTTCAACCCAGTCTGGATCGGGGTGTGCTATGCGCTGTCGCTGGTGTACCAGTTTTTCATCCACACCACGCTGGTGAAGCGACTGCCGGCGCCGGTGGAATGGATCATGAACACCCCCAGCCACCACCGCGTGCACCACGGCCGCAACCGCGAGTGCATCGACAGCAACTATGCGGGCGTGTTCATCATTTGGGACCGCCTGTTTGGCAGCTTTGTGGATGAGCGCGGCAAGGGCGAACTGCATTACGGCGTCACCCGGCCGCCGGCCAACGACGGTTTCCTGACCATGTGGACGCATGAATACCAAGCCATGTTCCGCGACATGGCGCGTCCCGGCAGCCTGTGGCAACGCTTGCAGCATTTGTGGCGTGCGCCGGAGTGGGAACGGCCGGAGACCAAGCGCGAGCGCTGA
- a CDS encoding helix-turn-helix domain-containing protein, with product MLIRVTGAWISLLLDWLDQQRLPAPALRAAVLQRVADDVVPVEFWRDCLEQAVALRPAQPAPELSIGACIQPRHVGVLGYLVLATHTLGEAMWAYKRYEKLFYGLDVAEMVSDGEHAELHWPKHLTGGLGQRADGAAIAAMLSFLRRQLPELPPPTSVHFIGQADAEAQAAYSGFFRCPVHFGDDHVRVRYPVALLAQPMPLRDPALKAILDRQAQALLETLPDTDPMDAALRSALPRFLTEGEARLEVIAAALHRSPRTLQRRLAERGLTWQQFLDQARARLALDYLADPGLSLSDVALLLGFSEQSAFSRAFKRWYQRTPGAFRRARQLRP from the coding sequence ATGCTTATTCGCGTCACCGGCGCCTGGATCAGCCTGCTGCTGGACTGGCTCGACCAACAACGACTGCCGGCACCGGCCCTGCGGGCAGCAGTGCTGCAACGGGTGGCAGACGATGTGGTGCCAGTAGAGTTCTGGCGTGATTGCCTCGAACAAGCGGTGGCGCTGCGCCCGGCGCAACCGGCCCCGGAGCTGTCGATCGGCGCCTGCATCCAGCCGCGCCATGTGGGCGTGCTCGGTTATTTGGTGCTGGCCACCCACACCCTTGGCGAGGCGATGTGGGCCTACAAGCGCTACGAAAAGCTGTTCTACGGTCTGGACGTGGCGGAAATGGTCAGCGACGGCGAACACGCCGAACTGCACTGGCCCAAACACCTCACCGGCGGCCTCGGCCAACGGGCGGACGGCGCCGCCATTGCCGCCATGCTCAGTTTCCTACGCCGCCAGCTACCGGAGCTGCCGCCGCCGACTTCAGTGCATTTCATCGGTCAGGCGGACGCCGAGGCGCAAGCCGCGTACAGCGGGTTCTTCCGCTGCCCAGTGCATTTTGGCGATGACCATGTACGGGTGCGCTACCCGGTGGCGTTGCTGGCCCAGCCCATGCCGCTGCGCGACCCGGCGCTGAAAGCGATCCTCGACCGCCAAGCGCAAGCGCTGCTGGAAACGCTACCCGACACCGACCCCATGGATGCCGCCCTGCGCAGTGCACTGCCGCGTTTTTTGACCGAGGGTGAGGCGCGTTTGGAGGTGATCGCCGCCGCCCTGCACCGCTCGCCACGCACCTTGCAGCGGCGGTTGGCGGAGCGTGGTCTGACCTGGCAACAGTTCCTCGATCAGGCGCGCGCGCGGCTGGCGCTGGATTACCTGGCCGACCCAGGGCTGTCACTCAGCGACGTGGCGCTGCTGCTGGGGTTTTCCGAACAGAGCGCGTTTAGCCGCGCCTTCAAGCGCTGGTATCAACGCACTCCGGGTGCGTTCCGCCGCGCCCGCCAGTTACGCCCCTGA
- the ada gene encoding bifunctional DNA-binding transcriptional regulator/O6-methylguanine-DNA methyltransferase Ada, with amino-acid sequence MTASPYATDDARWQAVQQRNADADGHFVYAVLSSGCYAQPSAGGRRPRRDNVVFFDTAAEAEAAGYRARHHPDHSAAIAAACRALDHAEPPSVAQLAHRAGLSEAQFLRQFRAHTGLTPRAYSAVSRAQRLQHSLSTPHARTIDALAEAGFSASGHVYQHAGAWLGMPVGSYRRGGHGQQIRFAVADCPLGALLVAATERGLCALYLGDDAGELVRALEDQFPDAALHGDDQQFASTFATLIGWLEDPRRALALPLDLQGTAFQKRVWQALQQIPLGTTVSYSELAAQLGQPSATRAVARACATNKVALAVPCHRVVRQDGSLSGYRWGIERKRELLQREAAATDED; translated from the coding sequence ATGACAGCCTCGCCCTACGCCACCGATGACGCCCGCTGGCAAGCGGTGCAGCAGCGTAACGCCGACGCCGACGGCCATTTCGTGTATGCCGTGCTCAGCAGCGGTTGTTACGCCCAGCCGAGCGCCGGCGGCCGCCGACCCCGGCGCGACAACGTGGTGTTTTTTGATACTGCTGCCGAAGCTGAGGCGGCCGGCTACCGGGCCCGTCATCACCCTGATCACAGTGCCGCCATCGCCGCCGCCTGCCGCGCGCTCGACCACGCCGAGCCGCCCAGCGTGGCGCAGTTGGCGCACCGGGCGGGCTTGAGCGAGGCGCAATTTCTGCGCCAGTTTCGCGCCCATACTGGACTCACCCCACGCGCTTATAGCGCGGTCAGCCGCGCCCAACGTTTGCAGCACAGCCTCAGCACGCCCCACGCGCGCACCATTGATGCGCTGGCCGAGGCCGGTTTCAGCGCCAGCGGCCACGTTTACCAGCACGCCGGCGCCTGGCTGGGCATGCCGGTGGGCAGCTACCGACGCGGCGGCCACGGCCAGCAGATCCGCTTTGCGGTGGCCGACTGCCCGCTGGGCGCGCTGCTGGTGGCCGCCACCGAACGCGGGCTGTGCGCGCTCTATCTGGGCGATGACGCGGGCGAGCTGGTGCGGGCCCTGGAAGACCAGTTTCCCGATGCCGCCCTGCACGGCGATGACCAGCAATTTGCCAGCACCTTCGCCACCCTGATCGGCTGGCTGGAGGACCCGCGCCGGGCGTTGGCGCTGCCGCTGGACCTGCAAGGCACCGCGTTCCAGAAACGGGTCTGGCAGGCCTTGCAGCAAATCCCGCTCGGCACCACCGTCAGCTACAGCGAGCTCGCCGCCCAACTCGGCCAGCCCTCCGCCACCCGCGCCGTGGCCCGCGCCTGCGCCACCAACAAGGTGGCGTTGGCGGTGCCCTGCCATCGGGTGGTGCGCCAGGACGGCAGCCTGTCCGGCTACCGCTGGGGCATCGAGCGCAAACGGGAGTTACTGCAACGGGAAGCCGCCGCCACGGACGAGGACTGA
- a CDS encoding GDYXXLXY domain-containing protein, with translation MSRVITTSPWNWRVWLLALALLGQLSVLVGEYLLAQYPLWVGESVTLRMQPRDPRDLFRGNYARLQYDISQLSPSLLNADQDPLRDGARVYLSLAVDEHGIAQPVALSLTAPAAGPVIRGRVRHHWGGDWMTVEYGIEAWFAPLDKALALERDLMQGGLAEVKLTASGRAALVAVGPLPEGMAAARPTTGEPAIEAAARRAAKQAAAAARQATADSAKDPASAPPATGAAVKQAPGLEVE, from the coding sequence ATGAGTCGCGTGATAACAACCTCGCCGTGGAACTGGCGGGTGTGGCTGCTGGCGCTGGCGCTGCTCGGCCAGCTGTCGGTGTTGGTGGGGGAATACCTGCTGGCGCAGTACCCGCTGTGGGTGGGCGAATCCGTCACACTGCGCATGCAGCCGCGTGATCCGCGCGACTTGTTCCGTGGCAACTACGCACGCCTGCAATACGACATTTCCCAGTTGTCGCCCAGCCTGCTCAATGCTGACCAGGACCCGCTGCGTGATGGCGCGCGTGTTTACCTGTCACTGGCGGTGGATGAGCACGGCATTGCTCAGCCGGTAGCATTGAGTCTGACCGCGCCAGCAGCTGGCCCGGTGATTCGCGGCCGTGTGCGCCATCACTGGGGCGGCGATTGGATGACGGTGGAGTACGGCATCGAAGCTTGGTTTGCGCCGCTGGACAAAGCGCTGGCGCTGGAACGTGATCTGATGCAGGGCGGGTTGGCGGAAGTGAAGCTGACCGCCAGTGGCCGTGCCGCACTGGTGGCGGTGGGGCCATTGCCGGAGGGCATGGCTGCGGCGCGTCCCACCACCGGTGAGCCGGCGATCGAAGCCGCTGCCCGCCGCGCCGCCAAGCAGGCTGCGGCTGCCGCCAGACAAGCCACTGCTGACAGCGCCAAAGACCCAGCCTCCGCACCGCCCGCCACTGGGGCGGCGGTGAAGCAGGCGCCGGGACTAGAAGTGGAGTGA